A genome region from Erigeron canadensis isolate Cc75 chromosome 3, C_canadensis_v1, whole genome shotgun sequence includes the following:
- the LOC122591094 gene encoding ABSCISIC ACID-INSENSITIVE 5-like protein 7 yields the protein MSSFINFKNYGDTPQPELNGSRQMVANSPLARQSSIYSLTFDELQNTLGGGGKDFGSMNMDELLKSIWSAEETQAMASTSNFGIDGNVPNNGNGNTNSMQRQGSLTLPRTLSQKTVDEVWRELFKTSSNGEVKDGDLMGQTNIQPQQREPTLGEITLEDFLLKAGVVTENNQIQMDGGSYFGEVAQQVDNNSFILAFQNPNQNHGFQQVARTNGPTVNQITESKNGLNLQPKLKPKPQPLFPKQAALDFTAPLTSQLPSPVGKSEHGVKTGVVQASGIDSGVMNIKTLGVIAAGSPRNLIPKPNFDSTPSPPLYSFGEGGLRGKKSSGTLEKVVERRRRRMIKNRESAARSRARKQAYTLELEAEVAKLKEINHKLLKKQEEIMEMQNNQVVEKVKLPWGNKRLRLRRTLTGPW from the exons ATGAGTTCGTTTATCAACTTCAAGAACTATGGTGACACACCACAACCTGAACTCAATGGTAGCAGACAAATGGTGGCAAATTCGCCATTGGCCCGACAATCTTCTATATACTCATTGACATTTGATGAGTTACAGAACACATTAGGTGGAGGTGGGAAGGATTTCGGATCAATGAATATGGATGAACTCTTAAAGAGCATTTGGAGTGCTGAAGAGACTCAAGCAATGGCATCAACTTCTAATTTTGGGATAGATGGAAATGTTCCGAATAATGGGAATGGAAATACTAATAGTATGCAAAGGCAAGGATCTTTAACATTGCCAAGAACGCTTAGCCAGAAAACGGTCGATGAAGTTTGGAGAGAATTGTTCAAAACTAGTAGCAATGGTGAAGTCAAAGATGGAGATTTGATGGGTCAAACAAACATACAGCCACAACAAAGGGAACCCACCTTAGGTGAGATAACACTTGAGGATTTTTTGCTGAAAGCAGGGGTAGTAACGGAAAATAACCAGATTCAAATGGATGGAGGGTCGTATTTTGGTGAGGTTGCACAGCAAGTTGATAACAATAGTTTCATTTTGGCGTTTCAGAACCCAAATCAGAATCATGGGTTTCAACAAGTTGCTCGAACCAATGGACCAACAGTTAACCAAATCACCGAGAGTAAAAATGGACTAAACCTGCAACCGAAGTTAAAACCAAAACCACAGCCTCTTTTCCCCAAGCAAGCTGCTTTGGATTTTACTGCACCGCTGACTAGTCAACTGCCTAGCCCAGTTGGGAAGTCTGAGCATGGGGTTAAGACGGGTGTGGTTCAAGCTAGTGGCATAGATAGTGGAGTGATGAACATCAAGACACTTGGGGTGATTGCAGCAGGATCTCCACGTAATTTGATTCCCAAACCTAATTTTGATTCAACTCCATCACCCCCGCTTTATTCCTTTGGTGAAGGTGGTTTACGTGGGAAGAAGTCCAGTGGGACTTTAGAGAAAGTAGTGGAAAGAAGACGGAGGAGAATGATTAAGAACCGAGAGTCTGCTGCACGATCAAGAGCTCGTAAGCAG GCATATACTTTGGAGTTGGAAGCCGAAGTTGCAAAACTTAAAGAAATCAACCACAAGTTACTTAAAAAACAG GAAGAGATCATGGAGATGCAGAACAATCAG GTGGTGGAGAAGGTGAAATTGCCGTGGGGAAATAAAAGATTACGCCTACGAAGAACATTGACAGGACCCTGGTAG